The sequence cactcacacttttACCCAGAAAGGTAGATGTATAATCAGATGaatgcatatatcatattacatatcattTGTATCAAGTGGAAGATAAAGAATGCAGGAAATTAGTCATCTAAATCCCAGATCTGGTATCTTGATCTGCCAGTGGCAACTTGGCATCTTTCTAATTTGGGTTCATGTTCACTAGTAATTTTTGATCGTTAACTCTTGAGAATTGATGAAAAACATGCATTTTCTTGTTTTAGAACGGGGGAGAAAAAGTGAACTGCAGTTANNNNNNNNNNNNNNNNNNNNNNNNNNNNNNNNNNNNNNNNNNNNNNNNNNNNNNNNNNNNNNNNNNNNNNNNNNNNNNNNNNNNNNNNNNNNNNNNNNNNCTTTTATTTGGAACAGTTTCATTGTAATTCAGATTCACATATTATGTGAAGGATTAAAGTATTTTACCAGATTCAGTACCAATTCAGTTAACTCCATTTCCCTGAATCAAACTGCCATACCTACCTTAGACAAAAAGTAAACTTAACTTAATCCCCTGATTATGTGGTAACAAAAAAATGGTCTAAGGAATTCTACAGAAATGAGGAAGTACTTGGCTTTAATGCTTATGAGGTGAGTCAGCATTCATAAATAATTAACTAATATATCCTCAGACCAACAATGCCACCATCCATGACCCAGTATCTAGAACTGTGACACTGACCTTGCATCTAAAACACTGACAGGTGACTAAACTTCAACCCATGCACGGATTTTCTTCTATTATATtctactgaagagagagagaaaaaagggaattttcatcCATAAACCCAAGCACCATcccatctaataaaaaaaaagaaaaaaagaaaaaaaaaaaaaacatatatacctcGTACCACCTTGCTTCGAAAGCAGAGTCAACTGGACAAGAATTTCAATCCTCATTGGTAGACACTTGTGCTCTTTCCAGATATATTCAGCCTCCTTCACTGCCCCTGCTAAATCACCACTGAAATACAATAAACACTAAGCTGAGAGTCCAATAAAATCTGGGTATAATTATATGagaagataaaacagagaaagacagaatgaaaaaagagTTAATATCTAGCATAGACAAACTAAACACCTATTAATTACATGTGATCTTTCTCTCAATTTGTTTTATATGCCACTGACATTCCACAGACAATCAGAACAATGGCAGAGATAAACACAATCTAACTTCTCTTTCttcaaaatctaaataaatacataaaatatcaaataaaacgagacttaaaaagggaattaaattaTGTGTCTAAAAGctccatataaaaaagaaagaaaggaaaaaggaaagaaacaaggaaagaaagaaagaaagaaagaaagaaggaaagaaatagagaaagaaagaaagaaagaaagaaagaaagaaagaaagagagagagagagcaagagaaagaatgaacaggaaaacacatataaacaatacTAAACAGTGGGagaagtatataataattttgcaatgtGGACCTGAGAGTGGTATCAAATGAATTCTAATTGATTTTTACTTTCAGTATTTTcccacatatttataaattttgatatGGATCACCTTTTTTGCTATTAGTGATGTCAAAACTTACGGGTAAAACCGAGTTCCAGGGACATGAACCAGGAGGAAAAAGTAGGAATTTCTCAAAATAACGCTGTATCTTTTAATGTATATGAGTGCGTGTCATACAGAATTCTTTGCCTATTAAAAAAGCTTAATCAtgcacttttaaaatttttccagttccttcaagaagattttttttatcatttgactGAAGATGTGAGGGGGTGAAGCACAGAGGTAAGAACCAACTTCCACAGGGTTCACTGGTGGTATTATGTTTTAGTACTATTGGTCTGCCTTGCATATATAATGTGAACTTGGCTTTCTAGCAGAGATATGATCAATATGAGAAAGATAGTACTTGGCCTAGTTAAGCCTAAAAATGGGATTTCAATAATTCTAATTCGAACATGTTTCATCATCAACTTGCAAAGGATTATGAAATATTGTACTTACCTATTAAGTCTTGTTTTTATCAATGGTCCTGCTATAACTGTATCTACAGTTATTACATCATTTGTCTGAAGAATATCAAatattctttttgtatttgtatgatCCTGATTTTCTGCTGCTGCCATTAAAAGATTCCAGCAATTTCTTTTGACAGCTTTTTTAACGTGTGGTTTTGAATACTGTTCTAAATATCTTTCCAGGATATTAACTGCATCTGAAATCAATGGTGGGTAACATTAGGAGTCtctcatataataaaaaaatatatatatatataacgtataagtCTTACATTAATACCTACAAGAACAAGGATGAAACTAATAAAAGTTTATGGTTCTGATGATTTTGGACCAAAATTTGCATCTGGCAGTCAAGAGTTTGCATGACTACTTCTTGGCTCCTATATCATTGGGCTTTATTTACATTCTACCTCCAAATATACTTACTAAGTGACTAGCAAATAATAGAAGTAACAGCAAAACATTAAAAAGCTGACTATCAATACTTTTAGAAAAGAATGAGTTAGATTTATACCTCCAGAAAATATAGTGGTACCAATAGTATAATGGTACATAGACATTATGGTGCCATCTTTACCCTGTACTTCATTTGTAAGGAAGATCAACAACTGGATCCCAAACTTGGTGGATTAGTGAAAGGCAACTTGAGATGGTAAACTTTGATTTTCACTAAAGTCAAGTAATCTTAACTATGAACAAGATCTAAAATTTTGAATAGTCAATATCAACAAGATCTAAACTTAtgaatcatcaatatcatcacatcAACTAATCGCCACATGACAAATCACCCACCTTCCgtcctcttctttttcaccaaGAGTGTGCACAGATCAATAACCTTATAAGAGTCCACATTAAATAAGGGGTATTTTGTTTGCATTTCATTATATACAGCCAAAGCACTGTCTGCACTGCCACTCTCTGTCATGGTGGTCATGATACTTGACATCATACCACCACTGAGACTGACTTCACCTGCCTCTGCttccttgaagaagaagaaaaagatttgcCTCCTATTAAATCCCTCACCACTATACTGAAAATGttcttgaagaagaaaaagatatgccTTGCATCAAACTCCTCATCACTATACTGAAAATGTtcatgaagaagaaggaaaagcttTGCCTTGCATCAAATGTTTTAGCTATACACTTCATCTGCTTCCACAggactacaattttttttttttttttatctatgtatgtcaTAAAAAATAACTTTGTTCTTGAAGCTGAAGACTATTGACTTTATGCTTCTTTCCAATCCTAAACCTTACTCCTATTCCAGGAATCATGCATAAAATCACCATGAGTAAATGTCGACATACATCTAACAAAGACTtattattctcacacacacaaaaaaaaaaatcacaaatcttTATGAGCATAACTCAAAGTATAACTGACAGCTCTACCTTAATGAGTGCAAGAACACGTTGAGTATTGTTGTTCGATGCATGCATGATGAGCAGCCTTCGCAAAGTTCCCCTTGTATTCAGGCCTTTGGCACGCAGTTCCACAAGATGGCACTCCAATTCCTCGACATTCATTTTGTTCtgtaaaacaataaatacataacataaatgTCATTCACTAAGCCACAGTCCATATAACTATGAATGACAAACTAAATGGAAAATA is a genomic window of Penaeus monodon isolate SGIC_2016 chromosome 10, NSTDA_Pmon_1, whole genome shotgun sequence containing:
- the LOC119578179 gene encoding uncharacterized protein LOC119578179, which encodes MLDQCFEFVREVKPLSLRDIIAPLASVWAASPQRVISLLGILMEMNRATLNEGELEPDWGGQFVIDLLNSRAGLSVNQIRPLFEELQKHKIRVSESAVDIMMTRTNKVIQQAIRDNLGLVFDPSVGQPPKEEEYNLLPHPNKMNVEELECHLVELRAKGLNTRGTLRRLLIMHASNNNTQRVLALIKEAEAGEVSLSGGMMSSIMTTMTESGSADSALAVYNEMQTKYPLFNVDSYKVIDLCTLLVKKKRTEDAVNILERYLEQYSKPHVKKAVKRNCWNLLMAAAENQDHTNTKRIFDILQTNDVITVDTVIAGPLIKTRLNSGDLAGAVKEAEYIWKEHKCLPMRIEILVQLTLLSKQGGTRYICRYGSLIQGNGVN